AGCCTCCCCATTATCTATGCCCCATTAGAGTGGtacattttttaataatagatgaacctacactgacacatcataatcatccaaaatccatagtttaccttagggttcactcttggtgttagaCTTCTTATGGGTTTGCACACGTGTAATAACGTATCCTATATGTTATAAGAtattataacatattttatataccataatgataaaatattatgcaggggattttcactgccctaaaaatcctctgtgctccaccacTCATCTCCCTCACGCTGGGTGTCCCCACAGTTTTACCTTTTACTGAATGTCCGATAGtcagaatcatacactatgtagccttttcagattggattctttcacttactaatctgcctttaaggttcttccatttttctcatgGCTTCGTTAACTCATATTTTTAGCACTGAACAATATCCCagttgtctggatgtaccacagtttatccattcacctcctGAGAAACACCTTGATTTCTTCCagcttttggcaattatgaacaaagctgctataaacatttatgtgcaGGTTTTCTATGGAcagaagttttcaactcctttgggtagaCGTTTAGGAGCACATGGTGAATCACATGGTGAATCACATGGTGAGACTacatttagctttgtaagaaaacATCGAACTGCcgttccaaagtggctgtaccattttgcactcccaccagcaatgaatgaaatttcctgtctctccacatcctcaccagtatttggTGTGGTCCGTGTTCTAAATTTTAGGCATACTAAAAGGTTTGTGGTGgtatcttgttgttttaatttacaattcCCTAATGATATTTGATGTTACGCAACTTATTATAGATTTAtctgccatctgtgtatcttctttgttaaggcatctattcagatctttggcccatttttttaaaagttattttacttatttatttatttttggccgcattggctCTTTGTTGTTGCTTGCAGGATTTCCctggttgcagtgagtgggggctactcttccttgtggtgggtgggattctcactgcggtggctaggctcagtagttgtggcgcacgggcttagttgctccgcggcatgtgggatcttcccggactagggctcaaacccctgtcccctgcattagcgggtggattctcaaccactgcaccaccagggaatcccattttggcccatttttaaattgacttgttcttattattattgttgccttttttttcagTGATATGTTTATTTAATTAGCTCAATCACATccccttttttaacatctttattggagtataattgctttacaatggtatgttagtttctgctttatgacaaagtgaatcagttatacatatacttatatctccgtatctcttccctcttgcgtctccctccctcccacccctctaggtggtcacaaagcaccgagctgatctccctgtgctatgcagctgcttcccactatctgtcttacatttggtagtgtatatatgtccatgccactctctcacttcgtcacagcttacccttccctccgccccgtgtcctcaagtccattctctagtaggtctgcgtctttattcccatcctaggtccttcttgacttttttttttttttagattccatatatatgtgttagcatacggtatttgtttttctctttctgacttacttcactctttatgacagactctaggtccctccacctcactacaaataactcaattttgtttcttttagtggctgagtaatattccattgtatatatgtgccacatcttctttatccattcctctgtcgatggacacttaggttgcttccatgtcctggctatcgtaaatagagctgcaatgaacattgtggtacatgactctttgaattatggttttctcagggtatatgcccagtagtgggattgctggatcgtatggtagttctacttttagttttttaaggaacctccatactgttctccatagtggctgtatcaacttacattcccaccgacagtgcgaGGGTTCCCTTGTCtgcacaccttctccagcatttattgtttgtagattttttgatgatggccattctgaccgatgtgagatgatatctcattgtagttttgatttgcatttctctaatgattaatgatgttgagcgttctttcatgtgtttgttggcaatctgtatatcttctttggagaaatgtctatttaggtctgttTAGGTTTATTGTTGacttttaagaattcttttattttgGACAATAGTCTTATCAGCTATGTGTTCTGCAATTACTTTCTCCCAACctatggcttgtcttctcattctcttgagagTTTGCaggggtttttttatttttattttgttttttgttttaccagaagagagatttttttttggccagtagttctcaaactttagggtACATGAGAACCACCTAGAGGGCTTATAAAAACACACaaggcgggacttccctggtggcacagtggttaagaatccacctgccaatgcaggggacacaggttcaatccctggtctgggaagatgccacatgccgcggagcaactaagcccgtgtgccacagctactgacccagcactctagagcctgcaaaccacaactactgagcccgcgtgccacaactactgaagcgcacgtgcccagagcctgtgctccacaagagaagccaccgcaatgagaaggccgtgcaccccaacgaagagtatcccccgctcgccgcaactagagaaagtccacgtgcagcaacgaagacctaacatagcaaaaaataaataaataaataaaattttttaaaaaaacacacataaggctgggTCTCACCCTCAGAGTTCAGtatatattgggttggtcaaaattTTTGTTACATGTTgtggaaaacccaaacgaactttttggccaacccaatataatgtAGATATGGACTGAGACCcacaaatatacattttaagaaGTTCCCAGATGCGCTGATTTATTGATCTGAATAACACACTTTGATGACCATTGTTCCTAGCAATCCCAGGGCAGTCTTTACATATATATGGAGACCTACTGGTGACTTCCTGGATGTACTATAAAGCCTTAGGACAACTCTGTATGTTATAAATATTTGCAACATCGAAATTTGAtggcacttttttcttttaaagaaccaTTTTCATTTAGGTCATTGTAGAGTCTAGAAATTTTAGGAATACTCAGTTACCTTCTACTataatacaatttaattttaatgttttctgaaaTTGTGTGCTTTCCATAATTTGGAGAGAATTTGGTTTAGAAGGGGTCATTTGCAACCCTGTAAAATTCACAGGTGAGTCACACTGTGGGAGAGAATAGCTAGATATTCAGCAATCATATTTCCTCTTTCTGAGGCATGTAGAAAATACATATgaatattgatctgtaattttcccTTCTAGTGATATCTCTGTCTGCCTTtgttatcagagtaatgctggcctcatagaatgttttGTATAATTCAGCACTGAAGCCTTCTCATCTAGGAGGGCTTTAGTTGGGaggttactgattcaatctctttacttttttttttttttttttttttttggcagtacgcgggcctctcactgctgtggtctctcccgttgcggagcacaggctccggacgcgcaggctcagcggccacggctcacgggcccagccgctccgcggcacgtgggatcctcccggaccggggcacgaacccgcgtcccctgcatcggcaggcggactctcaaccactgcgccaccagggaagccctcgatctCTTTACTTTTATAGTTCTgtttatactttatattttcttcctgagtcagttttgatatgttaaaaaaaaaaatgccgaGTGGCCAGGATGGTAGAGTAGGAcgaccctgaactcacctcctctcgtgggcaccaaaattacaactacttacagagCAGCTATCTGTGAAAATGACCCAAAGACTACTTGAAAAGATCtacaaataaagatataaaaaagaatccaCAAGAAGATaagtaggaggggcagagatgcaGTATAGTCAAGACCAACACCCTTAGTTAGGCAACCCACAAACAAGAGGATAATTAcaactgcagaggttctcccgaaggagtgaggggtctgagCTCCCCAACACAGGGGTTCTACATCAGAAAGACATACACCCATAACGTTGGGCTTTGAAGGCCACTGGGACTTACTTCGGGGAGAGTCAGAGGGCTGCAGGAAACAGAGACCCGACTCTCATGCTCTGAGACCCAGGGCAGGAGCAGCAATTTGAAAGGAACCTGTGTCAGACGCACTTGCTGATCTTAGAGAGCCTCCTAGAGGGGCAAGAGGAAACTGGAACTCACCCTGGGGAAACAGACCCTGCCAGCAGCCACTTTGGGGTGCTTATTCTACTCTGAGGACACTGCTACTGGCAAGtgtcattttggaatcctccctctagcttattagcaccAGGACTTAGACCCACCCATCGGTCAGTTGGCACCAGTCCTGGGATACCCAATACCAAGCAGGTAGATGCCCtgggacctggccccacccaccagaaggTCCAGGACCCAGCCACACCCACCAGTGGGCTGGTACTAGCTCTGGGACCCGTGGGGCCCCACAGCTAGCCTTCAGgacacggccctgcccaccagtgggtGGCACCAACTCCAGGACCCACAGGACCCTGGAACAAAGACCCTGGgacacagctccactcaccagtgggctgacaccagctctgggaaCCCCAAGCCCTGCACAGAAATCCCaggacctggctccacccaccagtggttCAGCAATAGCCCCAGGACACAGCCTCACTCAGCAGTGTGTGGGCAGCAGCCCCAGGACCACCACAACCCTGCAGCCAGCCAGGTCGGGACCCGGTTCACCCCCCACCAGGCTGGCACCAGCCTCGAGAAACCTTGGGCTCCTGAGCCGCCTGCCCCAGAATCTAGCCCCGTACAACAGCAGCACACCAGCTCTGGGACTCTGGCCCCTCAGCCATTCACACCAGaacctggctctgcccaccagtggccCAGCACGAGCCCCAGGACCCTTGGGGCTCCACAGCCAGCAGCCTCGTGTCCCAGTCCCCACCCACCAGTAGGTCGGCACAAGGACAGGGATTCCATGGGCCATGCAATCTCAGcttctttgttcttccccttgaaaaacaaaaaccaaaaaaaccctaattcaaaGACCAGGTCAGAATGGCTCTGAGATTTGTCTCAAACTCCCTTGCTTGGCACCCTTCTTTACTTTGCTGCAAACACACAGTGtcagaatttgtctttctgtgcctcaggcaCAAGAGTCCTTGCTGGTTACAAGTTGGCAACCATGAGGGACCTCTCAGTTTCCTCTGAGGTTAGTGTCCATGGCCTTGCTGGCCCTCTGCAGGTGCGGAGATTTCCATTTGCAGATCCAGCAGACGCCCAGGCCCCCTGGGGATCCCGCTGGGGAATTCCCTTTGCAACAGAGCATCAGCAAGCCTAGGCAATGTTTTGGGCATGCAGTGCAGGAACAGTTTTTGGATTGAAATACATCTTTCAGTAAACGGCCAGCATGACAGTTCAGGCCAAAAACATTTATCCTTGTATTATGGTGCCCTCCTAGGCCCATTGCCTGGTATTGGGGGAGAAACTGGGTTTGATAaaagtaatagggcttccctggtggcgcagtggttgggagtccgcctgccgatgcaggggacatgggttcgtgccccggtccgggaagatcccacatgccgcggagcggctgggcccgtgagccatggccgctgagcctgcgcgtccggagcctgtgctctgcaacgggagaggccacaacagtgagaggcccgcgtaccgaaaaaaaaaaaaatctctttatatatataattatgtatgtgtgtgtacacacatgtataaacacacacactcacaccccattggttttgtttctctggagaacctcgACTAATACTTGGGTCCAATAATTATTTGTGGGTGAATAAACAAGTGAAAAGAAGCTCACATACAAAGTTGTATCCCTCCCTTACACGTCCCCAAACCTGTCCATCTCCTTCATAACCTCCTGAGACACTCTCACTCTGTCTCTATTTCAGGGACAGCACTTGAGATTTTGGCCACCTGGGCCCTTCCCAAAGCACACTCCTCATTCCATACGTGGGACAACTTTCCCTTTGTGCCAGATCCTCCCTTGATGTCTTCCCTATGAGCAAAAACCAAGTCCTGGTTCACACTAGGAAGATTTTATTATCATTCGCGTAAGTATGGCAACAGGGGGATGTCCTGGCATCTTCTGGGAGTTGCTCTGATCCTGCACATTGTAGACTATAACGGGGTGGATATTTTCACTGCAAGATCTTCTGGCCCTCAACATACTCCCACCGAAGTAAGCGCAATATCTCCCTTCACCTCCAGCATTTTTACAGACTGTGAGGGCAGGAGGTGGACAGAGACGTAGGTGGCCCTGTTATTCACCAACACCTAAGGAAAGAGATATACTGCCTGTGCGTTCAGAACAATTaggcctcctccttccctttcctcttttcattGCCTGTAAAAATTCTTTACTCCATAAAAGCAAAGCAGCTCAAACATCTCCTTCTCCAGGAAATCCTGCCATGACGCTGCCGTAGGGAATCACCCCTCGGGGTCCACTTCCTTTGCCTCCAGAGCTCCCCACCCCCGCTTCACCCTGATGACCACGGGCCTGCACTTCTCCCTCCACATTCCTGATCGTCCGTGAGAGCAAGAGACGTGGGCTTCAACTCTGAATCTCTGCTTGCGCAGCATACATGGCAACGCTCAAAGAGTGCGCTCAAGGATTTTCAGAAGTTGTGCTCAAGGATTTTCCTCCGGGATTGGACTTCCGCCATGCATAGGAGATGTGTTCTTGGCGCTGAGGCACAGAGGACTGGGGGAGAATTGGCCTGTGACGTGAGTATCTTCGATGAGGGAGATATGGTGGCCAGTAGGGATTGAGAGAGTTGATGTGTGAGCTGCAACTACAAACCTGGCCCATTTTTGTTGAGAAGACAAGACGGGTATCAGACTGGGAGGTAAGCTTTTGTGGTTGAGCCCTATGAGGAGGGAAGGACGTGGTAGGACATGGAATCAAATTGGTGTGTTGAGGTCAGATCAGAGGTGGACTCTGTCTCTCCcccgcagccccaccgcagccacGGTGCTccaggccccccaccccccttagGGCCCACACACCCGGTATTCATTCTCCAGCACCCAAAATCGAAGCTCAAACGGCCGCCCTGGCACAAAGGGGTCAGAAgatgctttctcttcctccctccttcccccttcctggaaGCCATTCACCACCACCACGTCCTTCACGTAGACTCAGAAATGGAATGCGATGTCACCACCTTCCTCAGGACACACGTAGAAATTCACCACAAATTCTGGGTTCCCTCTGCAGGGACAAGAAGGTGGTTCCCTCAGTCAGGCCTTTACTACAGAAAACATGACCTCCTCAGGGACAAATACAGCCCTTCTCTCCCTCCGCCTCCCACCTCCATGTCAGAAACATCTACCTTTCTCGCTctgacatcacacacacacacacacacacacacacacacacacacacacacacacacacacgaaatccCGCCTGCAGTGTAATCTCTCACTTTTGCATGACTCACCTCAGTGCATTCTGGTGATGAAAGAATCTTGAACTGTTTCCGATGAGTGTCCCCAATACATGCTAACTAACGCTCTCCCCTTGTGCTTCACCCTCCATCACACATAAACTGGGATCTGCTCACCCACAGAGAAACAAGATCTGCCTTGATCTTCACCATACAACCCACACTCGGGGAAACAGACTGTCGGGAGGGGTTCGGCTATGGAAGAGGTGGATACATCAGTGAGTGACAGGCCAGTGTTTTCTCTCCCACACTGTTGCCCGGGCAGAATCAGGACATATAACATGGTTTTCTCTTGCAGCTCAGAGACGTTAGCAAACCTCCAACAAGGAGACATTAATCTGAGTCCAGACATGCGCTCAGAGGCACAGATACACATGTTACATACAAACA
Above is a genomic segment from Kogia breviceps isolate mKogBre1 chromosome 18, mKogBre1 haplotype 1, whole genome shotgun sequence containing:
- the LGALS13 gene encoding LOW QUALITY PROTEIN: galactoside-binding soluble lectin 13 (The sequence of the model RefSeq protein was modified relative to this genomic sequence to represent the inferred CDS: substituted 1 base at 1 genomic stop codon) codes for the protein MESLPNPSRQSVSPSVGCMVKIKADLVSLWVRNPEFVVNFYVCPEEGGDIAFHFXVYVKDVVVVNGFQEGGRREEEKASSDPFVPGRPFELRFWVLENEYRVLVNNRATYVSVHLLPSQSVKMLEVKGDIALTSVGVC